A portion of the Tepidanaerobacter syntrophicus genome contains these proteins:
- a CDS encoding DUF2680 domain-containing protein has product MKSLRKIFIVGAVVLLVGATSLTAFAASNYDTPAQAVAGITGRTVESVVEERINSNKAYGAIASEAGKLDEFKSEMLEMKKEILAEQVAEGKISQEEADEIIARIEENQKNCDGTGGARLGRNFGASFGFKGQGLGSGGTNGGNATGRNQNGAGGMGNGGARLRDGSCNIDK; this is encoded by the coding sequence ATGAAAAGCTTAAGAAAAATATTTATAGTGGGAGCAGTAGTTTTGTTAGTAGGAGCAACATCTTTGACCGCATTTGCAGCATCGAATTATGATACACCTGCGCAAGCAGTTGCAGGCATAACCGGACGCACGGTTGAGAGTGTTGTGGAAGAAAGAATTAATTCAAACAAAGCATACGGCGCAATAGCATCAGAGGCAGGTAAGCTGGATGAATTTAAATCAGAAATGCTAGAAATGAAGAAAGAAATATTAGCAGAACAAGTAGCGGAGGGAAAAATTTCCCAAGAAGAGGCAGACGAAATAATTGCAAGGATTGAAGAAAATCAAAAGAATTGCGATGGCACAGGCGGCGCGCGACTTGGACGCAATTTTGGCGCAAGCTTCGGATTTAAAGGACAGGGTCTCGGCAGTGGCGGAACAAATGGCGGAAACGCCACAGGCAGAAATCAAAATGGCGCAGGCGGCATGGGAAACGGTGGAGCAAGACTGCGGGACGGCTCATGCAATATTGATAAGTAA
- a CDS encoding V-type ATP synthase subunit B encodes MKVKYRKLDKAEGPLVVMSNVEGAVYDELVEVEMPNHERRTGKVVQINKDKVIIQVFQGISGISLNDVGVVFSGKPMEIPLSREILGRRFNGIAEPADGAGEIYSDKYYNINGRPMNPVARLYPRNYIQTGISAIDGLITLIRGQKLPIFSGDGLPHNQLAAQIVRQAKISGEEAGKFAVVFAAMGIKHDEANYFSKVFEEAGVMDRVVMYVNLADDPVVERILTPRCALTAAEYLAFECDMHVLVILTDMTSYCEALREISSAREEVPSRKGYPGYLYSDLASLYERAGMLKGAKGSITQIPILTMPNDDITHPVPDLTGYITEGQIVLSRSLYQMGIYPPIDVLPSLSRLMKDGIGAEYTREDHPDVANQVFSAYSNVQEIRALAQVIGEDELSETDTKYMEFGKNFEEVFAKQSFEENRDIIYTLDLMWDLLKILPEQELNRIDPALVQKYLRK; translated from the coding sequence ATGAAGGTTAAATACAGAAAACTGGATAAAGCTGAGGGGCCTTTAGTGGTTATGAGCAACGTAGAAGGTGCCGTTTATGATGAGCTTGTAGAAGTGGAAATGCCAAATCATGAACGCAGAACAGGCAAAGTTGTTCAGATAAATAAAGACAAAGTAATAATTCAGGTATTTCAAGGGATATCAGGAATTTCCTTAAATGATGTAGGCGTTGTATTTAGCGGCAAGCCAATGGAGATACCTTTATCAAGAGAAATATTGGGCAGAAGATTTAACGGGATAGCGGAACCTGCAGATGGAGCGGGCGAAATTTATTCCGATAAGTATTATAATATAAACGGCAGACCGATGAATCCGGTGGCGCGGCTATATCCCAGAAATTATATACAAACCGGCATATCTGCAATCGACGGCCTTATAACCCTTATAAGAGGGCAAAAACTTCCTATCTTTTCAGGAGACGGTCTTCCTCACAATCAGCTTGCGGCTCAGATAGTTCGACAGGCTAAAATCAGCGGAGAAGAAGCCGGAAAATTTGCCGTCGTATTTGCAGCCATGGGTATAAAGCATGATGAAGCTAATTATTTCAGCAAGGTTTTCGAAGAAGCCGGGGTTATGGACAGAGTTGTTATGTATGTAAACTTGGCGGACGATCCTGTGGTTGAACGTATCTTGACGCCGAGATGCGCACTTACTGCTGCAGAGTATCTTGCTTTTGAGTGTGATATGCATGTGCTGGTTATATTGACAGACATGACAAGTTATTGTGAAGCTCTAAGGGAAATATCCTCTGCTCGCGAAGAAGTGCCTTCCAGGAAAGGCTATCCCGGCTATCTCTATTCAGATTTGGCCAGCCTTTACGAAAGAGCAGGAATGTTAAAGGGCGCAAAGGGCAGTATAACCCAGATACCTATACTTACAATGCCCAATGACGATATTACCCATCCGGTGCCTGACCTTACCGGCTATATTACTGAAGGCCAGATAGTTTTGAGCAGATCACTATACCAAATGGGTATATATCCCCCTATCGATGTGCTGCCATCCCTTTCTCGTTTAATGAAAGACGGCATAGGCGCAGAGTATACCAGAGAAGATCATCCGGATGTAGCAAACCAGGTTTTCTCCGCTTATTCGAATGTCCAAGAGATAAGAGCGCTGGCACAGGTTATAGGTGAAGATGAACTTTCGGAAACTGATACAAAGTATATGGAATTTGGAAAGAATTTTGAGGAAGTTTTTGCAAAACAAAGCTTCGAAGAAAATAGAGATATTATTTATACGCTGGATCTCATGTGGGATTTACTTAAGATTTTGCCTGAACAAGAGCTTAACAGAATAGATCCGGCCCTTGTGCAAAAATATCTTAGGAAGTGA
- a CDS encoding HAMP domain-containing sensor histidine kinase, which translates to MRKNKIAIKLSVYFAIALLTFSIIIGSMFFYLFRNYTIEIHKNELLKYAMSLSNILSTEENRNLSRGMGGYGAYLRFIVDVADTDVWILDKNMELTTAGKGPGMMSGKYNLSGLPPNAEELIMQVLQGETAFSEGFSETLAQPTLTVGTPIKNESGEIIGAVLLHSPIEGTKSAVNKGLSILITSMLLALAITSVLSLFFSYSFTKPLNKMKEVALQLSAGDYAAKCNINQNDEIGELANTIDSLAVRLDEASKESSKLEKLRREFVANISHELRTPITVIRGSLEALHDKVVTDPDKVEEYQIQMINEAKFLERLVSDLLDLSKLQNAEFAIDKSTISINDVISDVTRSATQLANKKNIEIKTKFEDDTINIQGDYGRLRQMFLILIDNAIKFSPNNSTIEILATKNEVSIRDNGPGIDDADLPYIFDRFFKTHGQENKSGTGLGLAIAKQIAERHNIMLTAENNPDGGAKFICKLPRD; encoded by the coding sequence ATGAGAAAAAATAAAATTGCTATAAAGCTTAGTGTATATTTTGCCATAGCTTTATTGACGTTTTCAATAATAATCGGAAGTATGTTTTTTTATCTTTTTAGGAACTATACAATAGAAATTCACAAAAATGAACTTCTTAAATATGCCATGTCCCTATCAAATATATTATCAACAGAAGAAAATCGCAATTTGTCAAGAGGCATGGGCGGCTACGGTGCATATCTTCGTTTTATTGTGGATGTTGCAGATACCGATGTTTGGATATTAGACAAAAATATGGAACTTACTACCGCCGGCAAAGGACCGGGAATGATGAGCGGCAAATATAACTTATCTGGACTGCCGCCGAACGCAGAAGAACTTATTATGCAAGTTCTGCAAGGGGAAACAGCATTTAGCGAGGGCTTCAGCGAGACTTTGGCACAGCCTACTCTAACGGTCGGTACACCTATAAAAAATGAAAGCGGTGAAATTATTGGCGCAGTCCTGCTCCATTCGCCCATAGAAGGAACGAAATCAGCAGTAAATAAAGGGCTTTCCATTCTCATAACAAGTATGCTTTTAGCTCTTGCCATTACATCAGTGCTATCGCTTTTTTTCTCTTACTCGTTTACTAAGCCATTAAACAAAATGAAAGAAGTGGCATTGCAATTATCCGCCGGCGACTATGCCGCAAAGTGTAATATAAATCAAAATGATGAGATAGGGGAACTGGCTAATACCATAGACTCGTTGGCGGTTCGTTTAGATGAAGCAAGCAAAGAAAGCAGCAAGCTTGAAAAATTGCGCCGTGAATTTGTGGCAAACATTTCTCATGAGCTCAGAACTCCGATAACTGTTATTCGAGGTTCGCTGGAGGCTTTACATGATAAAGTGGTCACAGATCCGGATAAAGTTGAAGAATATCAGATTCAAATGATTAACGAAGCAAAATTTCTGGAGCGTCTTGTAAGCGACTTGCTTGATTTATCTAAGCTGCAAAATGCTGAATTTGCAATAGATAAGAGCACTATTAGTATTAACGATGTGATATCAGACGTAACAAGAAGCGCTACTCAGCTTGCAAATAAGAAAAACATAGAAATAAAAACAAAATTTGAAGATGATACGATTAATATTCAAGGAGATTACGGCAGACTCAGACAAATGTTCCTGATTCTTATAGATAATGCCATAAAGTTTTCGCCTAATAATAGCACGATTGAAATTTTAGCTACGAAAAACGAGGTCTCGATTCGAGATAATGGGCCCGGTATAGATGATGCCGATCTTCCGTATATCTTCGACCGCTTTTTTAAGACCCATGGACAAGAAAATAAATCCGGCACAGGCCTTGGACTTGCTATTGCAAAACAGATTGCAGAACGACACAATATAATGCTTACAGCTGAAAACAATCCGGATGGTGGAGCAAAGTTTATATGCAAATTACCAAGGGATTAG
- a CDS encoding response regulator transcription factor, producing MQKLLIVDDNKQITSILEEYAKKEGYNTIIALDGEQAIELFNKENPDIILLDVMMPKKDGFTVVREIRRTSNVPIIMITARGEDFERIMGLEIGADDYIVKPFSPGEVMARIRAVMRRIVREDTKPQVFTYDNLTISLDDYSVTIDNKKISLTKKEIEILWTLATSNKVFTRENLLDIVWGQDYFGDTRTVDSHIKRLRAKLEEHDHPSWDIKTIWGVGYKFEVKSNEKK from the coding sequence ATGCAAAAATTACTAATAGTAGATGATAATAAACAGATAACCTCAATATTAGAGGAATATGCAAAAAAAGAAGGTTACAATACAATAATTGCCTTAGATGGGGAACAGGCAATAGAGTTATTTAATAAAGAAAACCCTGATATAATCTTACTGGATGTGATGATGCCTAAAAAAGATGGATTTACAGTAGTCCGAGAGATTCGCCGAACATCAAATGTGCCTATTATCATGATTACGGCTCGCGGAGAGGATTTTGAACGAATTATGGGACTTGAAATTGGCGCAGATGATTATATTGTAAAGCCGTTTTCTCCGGGAGAAGTTATGGCAAGAATTAGGGCTGTAATGAGACGCATTGTACGGGAAGATACAAAGCCTCAGGTTTTTACTTATGACAATCTGACTATTTCTCTTGACGATTACTCAGTTACAATTGATAATAAAAAGATTTCTTTAACCAAAAAGGAAATTGAAATTTTGTGGACTCTTGCTACTTCAAATAAGGTATTTACTCGGGAAAACTTGCTGGATATAGTATGGGGGCAGGATTATTTCGGTGATACCAGGACGGTCGACAGTCATATTAAAAGATTACGAGCGAAACTGGAAGAACACGATCATCCTTCCTGGGACATAAAAACAATATGGGGTGTAGGATATAAATTTGAGGTAAAATCAAATGAGAAAAAATAA
- the nadE gene encoding NAD(+) synthase — MNLLCKGGFVLTEAEKIKAFIKENIERYKFSGVVIGISGGIDSAVVGKLLVDAIGNDKVFGLILPERDSAKETVKDAKLVCEFLKINYKIKNISRILRSMGVYSLKPPALIFPRSVQERYAQNVWLAEDKPYIQDLQNRGNKSFRESLAYYRAKPRIRSVIFYFYAEQLGYAVAGCTNKTEALTGFYVKWGDEICDIEPISHLYKTQVYELAEILKIPQKIINKKPSPDIAPGITDEFALGISYEEIDRILIKIEKGEDLSGEKQESIGKIKEVLANKKLREIKCLHL, encoded by the coding sequence ATGAATCTTTTATGCAAAGGAGGTTTTGTTTTGACCGAGGCAGAGAAAATAAAGGCCTTTATAAAAGAAAATATTGAAAGGTATAAATTTAGCGGAGTCGTCATCGGAATTAGTGGCGGAATTGATTCGGCAGTAGTGGGAAAACTGCTGGTAGATGCAATCGGCAATGACAAAGTGTTCGGGTTGATTCTGCCGGAAAGGGATTCGGCAAAAGAAACCGTAAAAGATGCAAAATTGGTTTGCGAGTTTTTAAAAATAAATTATAAGATAAAAAATATCAGCAGGATACTCAGAAGCATGGGCGTGTATTCTCTTAAGCCCCCTGCCTTGATATTTCCCAGATCTGTTCAGGAAAGATACGCCCAAAATGTTTGGCTGGCAGAGGACAAGCCCTACATCCAAGATTTGCAAAACCGAGGAAACAAGAGTTTTAGAGAAAGTCTTGCTTATTACAGAGCAAAACCCAGGATAAGATCAGTCATTTTTTATTTTTATGCCGAGCAATTAGGTTATGCTGTAGCAGGATGTACAAATAAGACAGAGGCCCTGACAGGATTTTATGTTAAATGGGGAGATGAGATTTGCGATATCGAACCTATTAGTCATCTTTATAAAACTCAGGTTTACGAACTTGCTGAAATACTGAAAATTCCTCAAAAAATCATCAACAAAAAGCCCAGCCCCGACATTGCCCCCGGAATCACTGATGAATTTGCCCTTGGAATTAGTTATGAAGAAATCGACAGGATATTAATTAAGATCGAGAAAGGAGAAGACCTTTCTGGAGAAAAACAGGAAAGTATTGGGAAGATTAAAGAGGTCCTGGCAAACAAAAAACTCCGGGAAATAAAGTGCCTTCACCTATAA
- a CDS encoding V-type ATP synthase subunit A produces the protein MSNQGNIIYINGPVVKANNMEDFSVREMVMVGEKKLIGEVISLEKDIGTVQVYEETSGLKTNEKIIGTGSPLSLKLGPGIIGNIFDGIERPLSEIYSSGLKFIPEGIGLLSIDEKKLWHADILAKVGDVLKSDDIFATVQETSMVTHKIMVPPGIEGKVVSAADSGEYTICDTLAVLEDSLGKKHELKMEQEWPVRVPRPVKMRMPIEKLLVTGQRVIDIFFPIAKGGTAAIPGGFGTGKTITQHQLAKWSDADIIVYVGCGERGNEMTEVLEDFPKLRDPRTGNPLMDRTVLIANTSNMPVAAREASIYTGITIAEYFRDMGYSVAIMADSTSRWAEALREIAGRLEEMPAEEGYPAYLASRLAAFYERAGYVKNLNGTEGSVTIIGAVSPAGGDFSEPVTQSTKRIVGAFLALDRELAHARHFPSINWISSYSGYIPMLEDWFKENVAPDIVDLRAKMMRILQEEDKLMDIVKLVGEDVLPDEQRIILEIAKIIKSGYLQQNAYHPQDAYAPLSRQYKMLKIIDKLYDRASACIKKGIPLSKVKEETLFSDIIMMKYNISDDKPEIFDELSKRIDNHYDSLESMYKEGAANEG, from the coding sequence ATGTCGAATCAAGGTAATATAATTTATATTAACGGTCCTGTTGTCAAAGCCAATAACATGGAAGACTTTTCGGTAAGAGAGATGGTCATGGTAGGTGAGAAAAAACTTATCGGCGAAGTTATTTCTCTTGAAAAAGATATAGGAACGGTTCAGGTATATGAAGAAACATCGGGCCTTAAGACAAATGAAAAAATAATCGGCACAGGCAGCCCGCTCTCATTGAAGCTGGGACCCGGTATCATAGGAAACATCTTTGACGGAATTGAAAGGCCTCTTTCCGAGATATATAGCTCCGGCCTTAAATTCATACCTGAAGGTATTGGCCTTTTATCAATAGATGAGAAGAAACTATGGCATGCCGATATTTTGGCTAAAGTCGGCGATGTCCTTAAATCTGACGACATATTTGCTACAGTGCAGGAAACCTCCATGGTAACCCATAAAATCATGGTTCCGCCAGGCATAGAAGGCAAAGTTGTAAGCGCTGCAGATAGCGGAGAATATACTATTTGCGATACACTTGCAGTATTAGAAGATTCCTTGGGCAAAAAACATGAGCTTAAAATGGAGCAAGAGTGGCCTGTGCGAGTTCCAAGGCCTGTAAAAATGCGTATGCCCATAGAAAAGCTTTTGGTTACCGGTCAAAGAGTAATAGATATATTCTTTCCCATAGCAAAGGGCGGAACGGCAGCTATTCCCGGAGGATTTGGCACAGGAAAAACTATAACACAGCATCAGCTTGCAAAATGGAGCGATGCTGACATCATAGTATATGTAGGCTGCGGAGAGCGCGGCAACGAAATGACCGAAGTTCTGGAAGACTTTCCTAAACTGCGCGACCCTAGAACCGGCAATCCTTTGATGGATAGGACAGTTCTCATAGCAAACACATCGAACATGCCTGTGGCAGCTCGAGAAGCATCGATTTATACGGGAATTACTATTGCTGAATATTTCAGAGACATGGGATACAGTGTGGCTATAATGGCCGACTCCACGTCTAGGTGGGCGGAAGCGCTTAGGGAAATTGCCGGAAGACTTGAAGAAATGCCGGCCGAAGAAGGTTACCCTGCATATCTTGCCTCACGGCTTGCTGCTTTTTATGAAAGGGCCGGGTATGTTAAAAACTTGAACGGAACAGAAGGTTCGGTGACTATCATAGGCGCAGTTTCACCGGCAGGCGGCGATTTTTCCGAGCCTGTTACTCAGTCTACAAAGCGAATAGTAGGCGCTTTTTTAGCTCTGGACAGAGAACTTGCTCATGCAAGGCATTTTCCCTCAATAAACTGGATTTCTTCTTACAGCGGCTATATTCCAATGCTGGAGGATTGGTTTAAGGAAAATGTTGCGCCTGATATTGTGGATTTAAGAGCAAAGATGATGAGAATTCTTCAAGAAGAAGATAAACTTATGGATATAGTGAAATTGGTAGGGGAAGATGTGCTTCCTGATGAGCAGCGAATAATCCTTGAAATAGCAAAAATTATAAAATCAGGATACTTGCAGCAAAATGCTTACCACCCTCAAGATGCGTATGCTCCTCTTTCGAGACAATATAAAATGCTGAAGATAATCGACAAGTTATATGATCGGGCTTCTGCTTGCATAAAAAAGGGTATACCATTGTCTAAGGTAAAAGAAGAGACGTTATTTTCCGATATTATAATGATGAAGTACAATATCTCGGACGACAAGCCTGAGATCTTTGATGAACTTAGCAAAAGAATAGACAATCATTACGACAGCTTGGAAAGCATGTATAAAGAAGGTGCCGCCAATGAAGGTTAA
- a CDS encoding DUF362 domain-containing protein → MLKDKIYVIYGNKPKEMIFDALSKLKIKNDIKRDALIGIKPNLVVAKPSASGATTSPELVEGTIEYLKSKGFNNILIMEGSWVGDKTSRAFEVCGYTKIAEKYHIPLIDLQKDKYRTCDANGMQINVCEKALEVDYLINMPVLKGHCQTKMTCALKNLKGCIPNSEKRRFHTMGLHKPIAYLNKVLRTDLIIVDGLIGDLNFEEGGNPVQMDRIILGFDPVLVDSYVANLMGYDENEIPYIKIAEGIGVGRCISSKEQVNELNENNNTKKIPYSREIEKLSKYVNEKDACSACYGSLIHALARLDEKGVLRKLKTKVFIGQGYKGEKGEGIGVGNCTRGFTQNVPGCPPTAKDILEVLEKNL, encoded by the coding sequence ATGCTAAAAGATAAAATCTATGTGATATACGGCAACAAGCCAAAGGAAATGATTTTTGATGCCCTTTCAAAACTTAAAATCAAAAATGACATCAAAAGAGATGCACTTATAGGCATAAAACCTAACCTAGTGGTAGCAAAACCTTCTGCCTCCGGAGCTACCACATCGCCGGAACTTGTAGAGGGGACAATTGAATACTTAAAGTCAAAAGGTTTTAACAACATCCTTATTATGGAAGGCTCCTGGGTTGGAGATAAAACTTCAAGAGCTTTTGAAGTATGCGGATATACAAAAATTGCCGAAAAATATCATATTCCCTTAATCGACTTGCAAAAGGACAAGTACAGGACTTGCGACGCAAATGGTATGCAGATAAACGTATGCGAAAAAGCATTGGAAGTGGATTACTTGATAAACATGCCGGTTCTTAAAGGACACTGCCAGACCAAGATGACCTGTGCTTTAAAAAATTTGAAGGGTTGTATTCCAAATTCGGAAAAGAGAAGATTTCACACTATGGGGCTGCATAAACCCATCGCATATTTAAATAAGGTCCTGAGGACTGATTTGATAATAGTAGATGGACTGATAGGAGACTTGAACTTTGAAGAAGGCGGTAATCCTGTTCAAATGGATAGAATTATCTTAGGGTTCGATCCGGTTTTAGTGGATTCATATGTGGCGAATTTAATGGGCTATGACGAAAATGAAATACCGTATATAAAAATAGCGGAGGGCATAGGGGTAGGAAGGTGCATATCTTCAAAGGAACAGGTAAATGAATTAAACGAAAATAATAACACCAAGAAAATACCTTATTCCCGTGAAATTGAAAAATTGTCCAAATATGTTAATGAAAAAGATGCCTGCTCTGCATGCTACGGCAGCTTAATTCATGCTCTTGCAAGGCTTGACGAAAAAGGCGTTTTAAGAAAGCTTAAGACAAAAGTTTTTATAGGTCAAGGTTATAAAGGGGAAAAAGGTGAAGGTATAGGAGTTGGAAACTGCACTAGAGGCTTTACGCAAAACGTGCCGGGATGTCCTCCTACAGCTAAAGACATACTTGAAGTATTAGAGAAGAACCTTTAG
- a CDS encoding V-type ATP synthase subunit E, producing the protein MATTIEDKIALFTKVLIERIEQDYAEKREKLTRYYENRKSEIIRDYEQKIKNSVDNATRNATVKKQQMISKAKSDMHLAVLKQRRKFVERIIDEVKKEALSFAETEEYTKFLQEAIKKVNSKFSNDQFVIFSFSPNDIERHKDMILNTIKLSRSEDNFKIEEAKSISGGVFAKTSDDSLEVDFTIDTIIEESRKLAGEILSSRLGEGWQNVESR; encoded by the coding sequence ATGGCTACTACCATTGAAGATAAAATAGCGCTTTTTACAAAGGTGCTCATAGAGAGAATAGAGCAGGATTATGCAGAAAAACGTGAAAAACTTACCCGTTATTACGAAAACCGTAAATCGGAGATCATAAGAGACTATGAGCAAAAAATAAAGAATTCAGTTGATAACGCAACAAGAAACGCTACAGTAAAAAAACAGCAGATGATTTCAAAGGCAAAATCAGATATGCATCTTGCGGTGCTAAAACAAAGACGTAAGTTTGTTGAAAGAATAATAGACGAGGTAAAAAAGGAAGCTTTATCCTTTGCCGAAACAGAGGAATATACCAAATTTCTGCAAGAAGCTATTAAAAAAGTTAACAGCAAGTTTTCAAATGATCAGTTTGTAATTTTTAGTTTTAGTCCAAATGACATCGAAAGACATAAGGATATGATTTTAAATACTATAAAATTATCAAGAAGTGAAGACAACTTTAAGATCGAAGAAGCAAAGAGCATAAGCGGCGGCGTTTTTGCGAAGACTTCAGATGATAGTCTTGAAGTAGATTTTACAATTGATACCATAATAGAAGAAAGCCGCAAACTAGCAGGTGAAATCCTGTCTTCAAGGCTTGGCGAGGGGTGGCAGAATGTCGAATCAAGGTAA
- a CDS encoding V-type ATP synthase subunit F, producing the protein MKCFLISDNHTTLAGMRLAGVEGVVVHEREEILNELKKARASDDIGIVIITELAAEKVKNELDAMKLSSGLPIIIEIPDRHGTRRPPDFLTRNIKESIGVKI; encoded by the coding sequence ATGAAATGTTTCTTGATAAGTGACAACCATACTACACTGGCAGGAATGAGACTTGCCGGAGTAGAGGGCGTAGTGGTACATGAGAGAGAAGAAATCCTAAATGAATTAAAAAAGGCAAGAGCAAGTGATGATATAGGAATAGTGATCATAACAGAACTTGCGGCAGAAAAGGTAAAAAATGAATTGGATGCAATGAAACTTTCTTCCGGACTTCCTATCATAATTGAAATTCCGGACAGACACGGAACAAGACGCCCTCCTGACTTTTTAACGAGGAATATTAAGGAGTCCATAGGAGTTAAGATTTGA
- a CDS encoding V-type ATP synthase subunit D: MQENIAPTKANLMDSEAALDFSKKGYELLDKKRNVLIREMMGFMDRAEKLQDSIGKTFKEAYEALILANVTLGISEVYQVAKSIPLADEITILNHSVMGVEIPMVKYEKKDVDHYYSFYHTNTALDVALQKFHDVIYLIYELAEVEDSVYKLAVEIKKTQKRANALQNIQIPRYEYLVKMISDVLEEKDREDFFRLKLLKKKKV; encoded by the coding sequence GTGCAAGAAAATATTGCACCAACTAAAGCCAATTTAATGGATTCTGAGGCAGCCCTCGACTTTTCCAAAAAAGGTTATGAATTGCTGGATAAAAAAAGAAACGTGCTTATAAGAGAAATGATGGGATTTATGGATAGGGCTGAAAAACTTCAAGACAGCATAGGCAAAACCTTTAAAGAAGCTTATGAGGCATTAATTTTAGCTAATGTTACATTAGGAATTAGCGAAGTTTATCAGGTGGCAAAATCAATTCCCCTTGCCGACGAAATCACTATCTTAAACCACAGCGTAATGGGTGTGGAAATTCCCATGGTAAAATATGAGAAGAAAGATGTTGATCATTACTATAGCTTTTATCACACAAATACCGCACTTGATGTCGCCCTGCAGAAATTCCATGATGTAATTTATTTAATATATGAACTGGCAGAGGTAGAAGATTCAGTTTATAAGCTGGCAGTTGAAATCAAAAAAACGCAAAAAAGAGCTAATGCCCTGCAGAATATTCAAATTCCAAGATACGAATATCTAGTAAAAATGATATCAGATGTCCTAGAAGAAAAGGATAGAGAAGATTTCTTTAGACTAAAACTCCTAAAAAAGAAAAAAGTCTAG
- a CDS encoding ATP synthase subunit C, with amino-acid sequence MYIILFIAMAISLITLTTGFVIYFMKDEVRAKRFKKLSKYSTAVYAGLIATFLFFMIPSFASAASAADSSSGLGFIAAALATGLATLGAGYAVGAVGSSALGAVSEDPNVLGKTLIFVGLAEGIAIYGLIVSIMILGRL; translated from the coding sequence ATGTATATTATATTATTTATTGCAATGGCTATATCATTAATAACTTTGACAACAGGGTTTGTTATTTATTTTATGAAAGATGAAGTAAGGGCAAAACGTTTCAAAAAGCTCAGCAAATACAGCACAGCAGTTTATGCCGGTCTAATCGCGACTTTCCTGTTTTTTATGATACCAAGCTTTGCCAGTGCGGCATCTGCAGCTGATTCTTCATCTGGTTTGGGATTTATCGCAGCGGCTCTTGCAACAGGTCTTGCTACCCTAGGCGCAGGCTATGCTGTAGGTGCAGTTGGTTCTTCGGCATTAGGAGCAGTTTCCGAAGATCCGAATGTTTTGGGTAAAACTTTGATATTCGTAGGTCTTGCAGAAGGTATCGCAATTTACGGCTTGATTGTGTCCATAATGATTCTCGGAAGATTGTAG